From a single Myxocyprinus asiaticus isolate MX2 ecotype Aquarium Trade chromosome 47, UBuf_Myxa_2, whole genome shotgun sequence genomic region:
- the LOC127436954 gene encoding interferon gamma 1-like isoform X1, giving the protein MIEQQVMAFVWGVCLLTSGWMTFAEASVPENLNKSIDELKTYYIKDDRELHNANPIFLRALKDIKVNLEQSEQKLLMSIIMDTYSRIFIRMQNESQDKSMKERLEHVQEHLKNLQDNYFPGKSAELKTYAETFWAIKENDPIVQHKALFELKRVYREATQLRNMNNKDRRRRQAKSIRRQKS; this is encoded by the exons ATGATTGAGCAACAAGTGATGGCTTTTGTTTGGGGGGTATGCTTGCTGACTTCTGGATGGATGACATTTGCTGAGGCTAGCGTCCCTGAAAACTTGAACAAGAGCATTGATGAGCTTAAAACATACTAT ATTAAAGATGACCGCGAACTGCACAACGCAAACCCCATTTTCCTGAGAGCCCTGAAAGACATAAAGGTGAATCTTGAG CAAAGTGAACAGAAGCTGTTAATGAGCATCATAATGGACACATACAGTAGGATCTTCATTCGCATGCAGAACGAGAGCCAGGATAAATCTATGAAAGAGAGACTGGAGCATGTTCAGGAGCACCTGAAAAATCTGCAAGATAACTACTTCCCAGGCAAAAGTGCTGAGCTCAAGACTTATGCAGAAACCTTCTGGGCGATCAAG GAAAATGACCCGATTGTCCAGCACAAGGCATTGTTTGAGCTGAAGCGAGTCTACAGGGAAGCAACACAGCTGAGAAATATGAATAATAAAGACCGCAGAAGGCGACAAGCCAAAAGCATCAGAAGGCAAAAGTCTTAA
- the LOC127436955 gene encoding interferon gamma-related-like, translating to MDSWLNIVLMCGLLIVTLQGTNGSRLHRSKNEHQQLMTNIHHLQEHYNTLGTEWVGKSVFASHLDQLKSRGSCTCQMVLLDGMLKIYEEIFTDMWNKSENKEVKTLLASVKKMVQDLRDKYSEEQKVWRELQDIHSIKVKNGTIHGGALNDFLMVIKQAHKEKHHKSQ from the exons atggatTCTTGGCTCAACATAGTACTGATGTGTGGACTCTTAATAGTAACTCTTCAGGGAACCAACGGATCCAGACTTCATCGGTCCAAAAATGAGCACCAACAGCTGATGACAAATATCCACCATCTGCAAGAGCACTAT aacacactcGGAACAGAATGGGTTGGAAAGTCAGTTTTTGCTTCCCATTTGGACCAGCTGAAA TCCAGGGGCTCTTGCACTTGTCAGATGGTGTTACTCGATGGAATGCTGAAAATCTATGAAGAAATCTTCACAGACATGTGGAATAAGTCTGAGAACAAAGAAGTTAAAACTCTTCTAGCATCTGTAAAAAAGATGGTACAAGACTTGAGAGATAAGTACAGTGAAGAACAGAAAGTATGGAGGGAACTTCAGGACATTCACTCAATCAAG GTGAAAAATGGTACAATCCATGGAGGAGCACTCAATGACTTTCTCATGGTGATTAAACAGGCCCACAAAGAAAAACATCACAAGAGCCAGTGA
- the LOC127436954 gene encoding interferon gamma 1-like isoform X2, protein MIEQQVMAFVWGVCLLTSGWMTFAEASVPENLNKSIDELKTYYIKDDRELHNANPIFLRALKDIKQSEQKLLMSIIMDTYSRIFIRMQNESQDKSMKERLEHVQEHLKNLQDNYFPGKSAELKTYAETFWAIKENDPIVQHKALFELKRVYREATQLRNMNNKDRRRRQAKSIRRQKS, encoded by the exons ATGATTGAGCAACAAGTGATGGCTTTTGTTTGGGGGGTATGCTTGCTGACTTCTGGATGGATGACATTTGCTGAGGCTAGCGTCCCTGAAAACTTGAACAAGAGCATTGATGAGCTTAAAACATACTAT ATTAAAGATGACCGCGAACTGCACAACGCAAACCCCATTTTCCTGAGAGCCCTGAAAGACATAAAG CAAAGTGAACAGAAGCTGTTAATGAGCATCATAATGGACACATACAGTAGGATCTTCATTCGCATGCAGAACGAGAGCCAGGATAAATCTATGAAAGAGAGACTGGAGCATGTTCAGGAGCACCTGAAAAATCTGCAAGATAACTACTTCCCAGGCAAAAGTGCTGAGCTCAAGACTTATGCAGAAACCTTCTGGGCGATCAAG GAAAATGACCCGATTGTCCAGCACAAGGCATTGTTTGAGCTGAAGCGAGTCTACAGGGAAGCAACACAGCTGAGAAATATGAATAATAAAGACCGCAGAAGGCGACAAGCCAAAAGCATCAGAAGGCAAAAGTCTTAA